The Halotia branconii CENA392 region TATTAGGCAAAGATATTGTGATTTGGTGGGATAAGCAAGCAAAATCCTGGAGAATATTCACAGATCAGTGTCCTCATCGTTTAGCGCCACTCTCCGAAGGTAGAATTAACAATGATGGACTATTAGAGTGTCCATATCACGGCTGTCATTCTCTGGAGATGGCAATTGCCAACGTATTCCCCAGCAACCTCCAGGCGGAACAGCGGAAACTTCTTCACGAGCTTGTGCAGTATCATTACCTACAACTGAACGACAAGGACTATTGTTTGTTTATGTTGGCAACCCAGAAAATGCCGCCAAAACAACAGTTCCTATAATCGAACCTTTAGAAGAATCACCTGATGGCTGGGTCATAATCAATACATTTAGAGATGTACCTTACGATGCACTGACACTTTTAGAAAATATACTTGATCCCAGTCACGTAGCTTTCACACATCACCGAACTGTAGGCAATAGAGCCAATGCAACTGCTTTAGGATTAGAGGTCATTGAATCTGGAAAACAGGGATTCAAAGGCGTTTGGCAGCAAGGTATAAAACCAAACCAGTCAGGAAAACTATCGAC contains the following coding sequences:
- a CDS encoding Rieske 2Fe-2S domain-containing protein gives rise to the protein MSDTEPIVGNISVDKISPGGSDPQCFDWQEAWYPVHYLEDLDKSKPTPLTVLGKDIVIWWDKQAKSWRIFTDQCPHRLAPLSEGRINNDGLLECPYHGCHSLEMAIANVFPSNLQAEQRKLLHELVQYHYLQLNDKDYCLFMLATQKMPPKQQFL